A stretch of Myxococcus hansupus DNA encodes these proteins:
- a CDS encoding exonuclease SbcCD subunit D C-terminal domain-containing protein translates to MRLLHTSDWHLGHTLYDVSRDAEHAAFLDWLLETLEAEAVDALLVAGDIFDTANPSADAQAAWYQFVAKARRRLPRLDVVVIGGNHDSAARLDAPDPLFSALGVRVVGGLPRVRGTLDWERLLVPLHDAKGRVGAWVAAVPFLRPADLPPVPLDAGDRLVEGVRTVYAEVLGAARRRRQAGQALVAMGHCYMTGTELSVLSERKVLGGNQHALPVDLFPEDVAYAALGHLHKAQRVGGREGVRYSGSPLPLSLSEAGYRHQVLVVELEGETLGEVRSLTVPRTTDMMRVPGRDAAPLETVLALLEALPASEEGALDWRRPYLEVCVSLPRPEPALRQKVEKVLDGKAARLVKLTPAYTGTGGALAEVQPGLSLKERTPEDVFRARYARDFEEPPAPAVVEAFHALLSDVQEESP, encoded by the coding sequence ATGCGCCTGCTGCACACGTCGGACTGGCACCTGGGACACACGCTGTACGACGTCTCGCGGGACGCGGAGCACGCCGCCTTCCTGGACTGGCTGCTGGAGACCCTGGAAGCGGAGGCGGTGGACGCGCTGCTGGTGGCCGGAGACATCTTCGACACGGCCAACCCCAGCGCGGACGCGCAGGCGGCCTGGTACCAGTTCGTCGCCAAGGCGCGGCGGCGCCTGCCTCGGCTGGACGTGGTGGTGATTGGTGGCAACCACGATTCGGCGGCGCGGCTGGATGCGCCGGACCCGCTCTTCTCCGCGCTGGGCGTGCGCGTGGTGGGCGGGTTGCCGCGCGTCCGAGGAACACTGGATTGGGAGCGGCTGCTGGTGCCGCTGCACGACGCGAAGGGGCGGGTGGGCGCGTGGGTGGCGGCGGTGCCCTTCCTGCGGCCGGCGGACCTGCCTCCGGTGCCGTTGGACGCGGGGGACCGGTTGGTGGAGGGCGTGCGCACGGTGTACGCGGAGGTGCTGGGCGCGGCGCGGCGCAGGCGTCAGGCGGGGCAGGCGCTGGTCGCCATGGGGCACTGCTACATGACGGGCACCGAGCTGTCCGTGTTGAGCGAGCGGAAGGTCCTGGGCGGCAATCAGCACGCGTTGCCCGTGGATTTGTTTCCGGAGGACGTGGCCTACGCGGCGCTGGGGCATCTGCACAAGGCGCAGCGGGTGGGCGGGCGCGAGGGCGTGCGCTACAGCGGTTCGCCCCTGCCGTTGTCGCTGTCGGAGGCGGGCTACCGGCATCAGGTGCTGGTGGTGGAGCTGGAGGGAGAGACGCTGGGCGAGGTGCGTTCGCTCACCGTGCCGCGGACCACGGACATGATGCGCGTGCCCGGGCGGGACGCCGCGCCGTTGGAGACGGTGCTCGCGTTGCTGGAGGCCCTGCCGGCGTCCGAAGAGGGCGCGCTGGACTGGCGCCGGCCGTATCTGGAGGTGTGCGTGTCGCTTCCCCGTCCGGAGCCCGCGCTGCGGCAGAAGGTGGAGAAGGTGCTGGATGGAAAGGCGGCGCGGCTGGTGAAGCTGACGCCCGCGTACACCGGGACGGGGGGCGCGTTGGCGGAGGTGCAGCCGGGGCTCTCGCTGAAGGAGCGCACGCCCGAGGACGTCTTCCGCGCGCGCTACGCCCGTGACTTCGAGGAGCCTCCCGCGCCCGCGGTGGTGGAGGCCTTCCATGCGTTGCTGTCCGACGTGCAGGAGGAGTCGCCGTGA